The following are encoded in a window of Nibricoccus aquaticus genomic DNA:
- a CDS encoding class I SAM-dependent methyltransferase encodes MPAESSSIARPSLIVADQWKDYQLLDAGHGMKHERWGPYTLVRPDPQIIWPRSGGATKWEKWDGFYHRADTGGGKWEYRRELPDHWKISYGALTFKIHPTSFKHTGLFPEQAVNWDWFSAKIRAAKAAGRDVNVLNLFGYTGAATCAAAKAGASVTHIDAAEGMVKWCKENAALSGLTDAPIRYLTDDCLKFVRREIKRGKKYDAIIMDPPTYGRGSTGEMWKLEDHLWELLGECKQVLTDRPLFFLINAYTARLSPTVVANLLSALMHDAGGTITAGEVGLPIQRDGKTLPCGIYGRWEA; translated from the coding sequence ATGCCCGCCGAATCATCCTCCATCGCCCGCCCCTCCCTCATCGTCGCCGACCAGTGGAAAGACTACCAGCTCCTCGACGCCGGCCACGGCATGAAACACGAACGCTGGGGCCCCTACACCCTCGTCCGCCCCGACCCCCAGATCATCTGGCCCCGCTCCGGCGGCGCGACGAAATGGGAAAAATGGGACGGCTTCTACCACCGCGCCGACACCGGCGGCGGCAAATGGGAATACCGCCGCGAACTCCCCGACCACTGGAAAATCAGCTACGGCGCGCTCACCTTTAAGATACACCCCACCTCCTTCAAACACACCGGCCTCTTCCCTGAGCAAGCCGTGAACTGGGACTGGTTCTCCGCCAAAATCCGCGCCGCCAAAGCCGCCGGCCGCGACGTCAACGTCCTCAACCTCTTCGGCTACACCGGTGCCGCCACCTGCGCTGCCGCCAAAGCCGGCGCCAGTGTGACCCACATCGACGCCGCCGAAGGCATGGTCAAATGGTGCAAAGAAAACGCCGCCCTCTCCGGCCTCACCGACGCCCCCATCCGCTACCTCACCGACGACTGCCTCAAATTCGTCCGCCGCGAAATCAAACGCGGCAAAAAGTACGACGCCATCATCATGGACCCGCCCACCTACGGTCGCGGCTCCACCGGCGAAATGTGGAAACTCGAAGACCACCTCTGGGAACTCTTGGGCGAGTGCAAACAAGTCCTCACCGACCGTCCCCTCTTCTTCCTCATCAACGCCTACACCGCCCGCCTCTCGCCCACGGTCGTCGCCAACCTCCTCTCCGCCCTGATGCACGACGCCGGCGGCACCATCACCGCCGGCGAAGTGGGTCTCCCAATACAACGCGACGGAAAAACCCTCCCCTGCGGCATCTACGGCCGCTGGGAGGCGTGA
- a CDS encoding ImmA/IrrE family metallo-endopeptidase translates to MPTALPVPISPSVLIWARLESGYPAERVAERLGVKPERLTEWEHGDRQPTMRQVEELAKFYHRPLSLFFQPKPPVIPALAAEYRRLSGVVPGHESPELRLALRKMSSRRETMLQLLLELGESTPAFDLIAHLSEAPAAVAGRLRAALALSPKEQSDWANEWQAWAAWRAAVERIGVLVFQFPRVPLAEARGLSLLRAPLPVAAVNSKEGPESRAFTLLHEVVHLMLAAGKEEAPAARETRNGEAWAEVERFAEETASHTLVSETMLAQQIRSDGFPRNGWDIGDVRVLASRFKITSLAMATRLRASGYFDWAHYQSWKRGWDAYVATLKPKTGGFAHPVTMTLGRAGRPFTQTVLEALAANRITVVNAAHHLDLKAEHFEKLKDALLTRPGQGGDDE, encoded by the coding sequence ATGCCGACCGCGCTCCCTGTTCCCATTTCACCTTCTGTGCTCATCTGGGCGCGGCTGGAAAGTGGCTACCCGGCTGAACGCGTGGCCGAACGACTCGGAGTAAAGCCCGAGCGCTTGACCGAGTGGGAACATGGGGATCGTCAACCAACCATGCGACAGGTGGAAGAGCTGGCGAAATTCTATCATCGACCGTTGAGCCTCTTCTTTCAGCCAAAGCCACCGGTGATTCCGGCGCTGGCAGCTGAATATCGTCGTCTATCTGGAGTAGTACCCGGTCACGAATCGCCTGAGCTGCGTCTCGCTTTGCGCAAAATGTCGTCGCGGCGTGAAACAATGCTTCAATTGTTGCTCGAGCTCGGCGAATCGACTCCGGCTTTCGACTTAATCGCTCATTTATCCGAAGCCCCGGCTGCTGTTGCCGGACGGTTACGCGCCGCGCTCGCACTCAGCCCTAAAGAGCAAAGCGACTGGGCCAATGAGTGGCAGGCATGGGCAGCATGGCGTGCGGCAGTCGAGCGCATTGGCGTGCTGGTGTTTCAGTTTCCAAGAGTACCACTCGCGGAAGCACGCGGTCTGTCTCTGCTTCGCGCGCCATTGCCGGTTGCCGCGGTCAACTCCAAGGAAGGCCCCGAATCCCGTGCGTTCACGCTTCTCCACGAAGTCGTCCACTTGATGCTGGCAGCTGGAAAAGAAGAAGCTCCAGCAGCACGAGAGACTCGCAATGGCGAAGCATGGGCTGAGGTGGAGCGCTTTGCAGAAGAGACCGCGAGCCACACCCTCGTTTCCGAAACGATGCTGGCGCAGCAAATTCGTTCAGATGGCTTTCCGCGCAATGGCTGGGACATCGGGGACGTACGCGTGCTCGCCAGTCGCTTCAAGATCACCTCGCTGGCCATGGCCACACGGCTGCGCGCCTCCGGGTATTTTGATTGGGCCCATTACCAAAGCTGGAAACGCGGCTGGGATGCTTATGTCGCCACATTAAAACCAAAGACCGGCGGCTTTGCCCATCCAGTCACAATGACACTTGGCCGGGCCGGACGGCCCTTCACCCAAACCGTCTTGGAAGCGCTTGCTGCCAATCGAATCACCGTCGTCAACGCGGCACACCATCTCGATCTCAAGGCCGAACATTTTGAAAAATTGAAAGACGCATTACTAACTCGTCCTGGTCAGGGAGGAGACGATGAGTGA
- a CDS encoding sulfatase, which yields MIRSRNAWTVQVSCRSTISSSRVLSCSPTRSRSDPMNKLTSLLTTTAAAFGAALGTLPAAERVAAATGTERPLNVLFILSDDLRTDLGSYGHPLAQTPAIDRLGAQGVRFENAYCQYPLCNPSRTSMLIGRYPTTTGLYSNRNWFNGVYPDLVSLPKYFKAHGYQTLRTGKVFHGNIDDFEAWTEGGEPHAYGKQTLTPIGARAVTDTEQQKHTQQIAAGDLTRARSSDRWEAVEGEAVATQGDTRVADRAIEHLRRWKQADAPFFLACGFSKPHSPLVAPKEFFDKYPLESITLPVDFAPRPTVPEGFPNGSIRPNNADLFVRRDATPEEAKAYIRAYLACVSYVDWNVGRVLAELDKLGLRESTIVVFWSDHGYQLGEKGKWSKAGSLWEQGARVPLIIHDPRAKGNGCASTRIVQSVDLYPTLAALAKLPVPDGLDGADLTPLLDDPEAAWDKPAYTVWNERDRGVTGVAVRTEKWRYAEFFGRDPGAFLTDPKNDPHELKNLVGDPRYREVVTELAALVKAHVRDQAEPAP from the coding sequence ATGATCCGCTCGCGCAACGCGTGGACAGTTCAGGTATCGTGCAGGTCTACAATCTCGTCGAGCCGCGTACTTTCGTGCTCACCAACTCGTTCTCGTTCTGACCCCATGAACAAACTGACGTCACTTCTCACCACCACGGCGGCCGCGTTTGGCGCCGCCTTGGGCACGCTGCCTGCCGCCGAACGGGTGGCGGCCGCGACTGGCACTGAGCGTCCGCTCAATGTGCTTTTCATCCTCTCGGACGATTTGCGCACGGACCTCGGCTCCTACGGACATCCGCTCGCGCAGACGCCGGCCATTGACCGGCTTGGCGCGCAAGGCGTGCGTTTCGAAAACGCTTATTGCCAGTATCCGCTGTGCAATCCGTCGCGCACCTCGATGCTCATCGGGCGTTATCCGACCACGACCGGGCTTTATAGTAATCGCAACTGGTTCAACGGCGTTTACCCGGACTTGGTGAGCCTGCCGAAATACTTCAAGGCGCATGGCTATCAAACTCTGCGCACCGGAAAAGTTTTCCACGGCAACATCGACGATTTCGAGGCCTGGACGGAGGGCGGAGAGCCACACGCCTACGGAAAACAAACGCTGACACCGATCGGCGCTCGGGCCGTGACCGACACGGAACAGCAAAAGCACACTCAACAAATCGCAGCCGGCGACCTCACGCGAGCGAGGAGTTCCGATCGCTGGGAAGCCGTCGAAGGCGAGGCGGTCGCCACGCAGGGTGACACGCGCGTCGCGGACCGGGCGATCGAACATTTGCGGCGGTGGAAACAGGCTGACGCGCCGTTTTTCCTGGCGTGCGGATTTTCGAAACCGCACAGCCCGCTGGTCGCGCCGAAGGAGTTCTTCGACAAGTACCCGCTCGAAAGCATCACGCTACCGGTCGATTTCGCACCGCGGCCCACCGTGCCCGAAGGGTTTCCGAACGGCTCGATCCGGCCCAATAACGCGGACCTTTTCGTGCGACGCGATGCGACACCGGAGGAGGCCAAGGCGTACATCCGCGCGTATCTCGCGTGCGTGTCGTACGTGGATTGGAACGTCGGACGCGTGCTCGCAGAACTCGATAAACTCGGTCTGCGCGAATCGACGATCGTCGTTTTCTGGAGCGATCACGGCTATCAGCTCGGCGAGAAGGGCAAGTGGTCGAAGGCGGGCTCGTTGTGGGAGCAGGGCGCGCGGGTTCCGCTGATCATCCACGATCCGCGTGCGAAAGGAAATGGCTGTGCCTCCACGCGCATCGTGCAGTCGGTGGATCTTTACCCGACGCTCGCGGCGCTCGCAAAACTGCCGGTTCCAGACGGACTCGATGGAGCCGATCTCACGCCGCTGCTGGACGATCCGGAGGCTGCGTGGGACAAGCCCGCGTACACCGTCTGGAACGAGCGCGACCGTGGCGTGACCGGCGTGGCGGTGCGTACGGAGAAGTGGCGCTACGCCGAATTTTTCGGTCGCGATCCCGGCGCGTTTCTCACCGATCCAAAGAACGATCCGCACGAGTTGAAAAATCTCGTGGGCGATCCGCGTTATCGCGAAGTCGTGACTGAACTCGCGGCGCTCGTGAAAGCGCATGTGCGCGATCAGGCGGAGCCGGCGCCGTAA
- a CDS encoding energy transducer TonB: MKSFAAVRITTSLTLLACALLIAACQSKPAPPTALTAEPPPPPTGILSATEVDQAPRLLKYPPPRPDYPADMRRENISGSATVRFIITHDARIIDITVIQATHPSFGDAAARAIARWQYSPAVKDGQPIACYLSVPVVFDITGKGAP, from the coding sequence ATGAAATCCTTCGCCGCCGTCCGCATCACCACCTCCCTCACCCTCCTCGCCTGCGCCCTCCTCATCGCCGCCTGCCAGAGCAAACCCGCGCCACCCACCGCCCTCACGGCCGAACCCCCGCCTCCCCCCACCGGCATCCTCAGCGCCACCGAGGTCGATCAAGCCCCCCGCCTCCTCAAATACCCGCCGCCCCGCCCCGACTACCCCGCCGATATGCGCCGGGAAAACATCTCCGGCTCCGCCACCGTCCGCTTCATCATCACCCACGACGCCCGCATCATCGACATCACCGTCATCCAGGCCACGCATCCATCTTTCGGCGACGCCGCCGCCCGCGCCATCGCCAGGTGGCAATACTCCCCCGCCGTCAAAGACGGCCAGCCCATCGCCTGCTACCTCTCCGTCCCCGTCGTCTTCGACATCACCGGCAAGGGTGCCCCGTAA
- the upp gene encoding uracil phosphoribosyltransferase, which produces MPLHVLTHPLAAHLVTHLRDKTTEPATFRRLTHQLSLLLALKATHDLPTREIPIDTPLEHTAGRVLIKPLVVVPILRAGLGMVETIVDLFPDVSIGYIGLERDHTTAIARSYYCKLPPLEGTRILLVDPMLATGGSAVNALDVIAQRGGQDMHLLNVVASPEGVRAVEKAHPNVPIYAAALDRELDSRKYILPGLGDFGDRLYGT; this is translated from the coding sequence ATGCCCCTCCACGTCCTCACCCACCCGCTCGCCGCGCACCTCGTCACCCACCTGCGCGATAAGACCACCGAGCCCGCCACCTTCCGCCGCCTCACCCACCAGCTCTCGCTCCTCCTCGCGCTTAAAGCCACCCACGATCTCCCCACGCGCGAGATCCCGATCGACACGCCCCTCGAACACACCGCCGGCCGCGTCCTCATCAAACCCCTCGTCGTCGTCCCCATTCTCCGCGCCGGCCTCGGCATGGTGGAGACCATCGTCGACCTCTTCCCCGACGTCTCCATCGGCTACATCGGACTCGAACGCGACCACACCACCGCCATCGCCCGCAGCTACTACTGCAAACTCCCCCCGCTCGAAGGCACCCGCATCCTCCTCGTAGACCCCATGCTCGCCACCGGCGGCTCGGCCGTAAACGCCCTCGACGTCATCGCCCAACGCGGCGGTCAAGACATGCACCTCCTCAACGTCGTCGCCTCCCCCGAAGGCGTCCGCGCAGTCGAGAAAGCGCACCCCAACGTCCCCATCTACGCCGCCGCCCTCGACCGCGAATTAGATTCTCGCAAATACATCCTCCCCGGCCTCGGCGACTTCGGCGACCGCCTCTACGGCACGTGA
- a CDS encoding DUF481 domain-containing protein, with protein MKLHTLTKAFAACIVAVSAVAQLSADVIETKSGSRITGKVVKIDGSSVVVNTDFAGDIKVKQSEVVSISTEAPLNIRLAGGTVLQGTLSSPTGGGAVVLTGSEGTINTSVEKIATTWAPGTIDPELAALQRGWAYEVAVDVTGKTGNKEQLGTSFSARAVQKNAQDTLQFYTAYDRQETDGLKSADQFKAGVDYANNFAGRLSWYTRDEGGFDRVKDIELYNIAAAGLGYDFIKKANQTLTGRAGVSFRYEGYKNPLIEDVKAAGLDFGLTHEYTGSFWSLVNRISWVPLFEDFGNYRAQHESYLELPMANPKWKARFGVSNDFNSEPAPGVDKLDTTYFARLVLSFK; from the coding sequence ATGAAACTACACACACTGACCAAGGCCTTCGCGGCCTGCATCGTCGCGGTAAGCGCCGTTGCCCAACTCTCCGCTGACGTCATCGAGACGAAGAGCGGTTCCCGCATCACGGGAAAAGTCGTTAAGATCGATGGCAGCTCGGTCGTCGTGAACACCGATTTCGCCGGTGATATCAAAGTGAAGCAGTCCGAAGTGGTGAGCATCTCCACTGAGGCTCCGCTGAATATCCGTCTCGCAGGCGGCACGGTGCTTCAGGGCACGTTGAGCAGCCCGACGGGTGGTGGCGCGGTGGTTCTCACGGGCTCCGAAGGCACCATCAATACGTCGGTCGAAAAAATCGCCACGACGTGGGCTCCCGGTACGATCGATCCTGAGCTGGCGGCGCTCCAGCGTGGCTGGGCTTACGAGGTGGCCGTCGATGTGACGGGCAAGACGGGTAACAAGGAGCAGCTGGGCACTTCGTTCAGCGCGCGCGCCGTGCAAAAAAACGCGCAGGACACGCTCCAGTTCTACACCGCTTACGATCGTCAGGAAACTGATGGCCTAAAATCGGCTGATCAGTTCAAGGCCGGTGTCGATTACGCCAACAATTTTGCGGGCCGTCTCTCATGGTACACCCGCGACGAAGGCGGTTTCGACCGCGTGAAGGATATCGAGCTCTACAACATCGCGGCTGCCGGTCTCGGTTATGATTTCATCAAGAAGGCCAATCAGACTCTGACGGGCCGCGCGGGTGTGTCGTTCCGCTATGAAGGTTACAAGAACCCTCTCATCGAGGATGTGAAGGCCGCCGGTTTGGACTTCGGTCTGACGCATGAGTACACTGGCTCGTTCTGGTCGCTCGTGAACCGCATCTCCTGGGTGCCGCTCTTCGAGGATTTCGGCAATTACCGTGCGCAGCACGAATCCTATCTCGAGCTGCCGATGGCGAATCCGAAGTGGAAGGCGCGTTTCGGCGTGAGCAACGATTTCAACAGCGAGCCCGCTCCTGGCGTGGACAAGCTGGATACGACGTACTTCGCGCGTCTGGTGCTGAGCTTCAAGTAA
- a CDS encoding TonB-dependent receptor plug domain-containing protein, translating to MSSTKDVGYLARETLAGSRLKTSLRDVSSQVSVMTPEFLQDVGAVTLDEALRYSLNVENPKEYYDATGANNTSLTLNPFSGQGRTRGLASSTTTHDFFPTYLPVDSYNTERFTFTSGPNAILFGSGNPAGSIDTAFKRARHGKTRVNLELRGDSEDGLRGSLDVNQPLIANVLSVRVAGVKSRGEEFRKPNFEKTERTYITATYEPLRWLSLRGWYEDVQIDRQPVRNTIVKDRVSSWIAAGRPIFNNALGYTPPANNNTPGSANYSPVFLPFTGTNATSRQVYVLGQGSFVTPAFWTNTVISRGYDTTLSGADGFDHSVNNSAVFPNDTNITGNGLQNRLSGFIRGGSAELNPFKNFYVELGFNEEAYKQCFVEFGDVGATALMVDANRYLPDGVTLNPNAGRYYIQGTVASGTAWNHNQNWRGTASYELDFTGEKGGARWLGRHRIAGLLARDRNWRILQRSTPSVVGGGAVPYYRVYVDRPDDANSGGVYHVNIPFDLFSGYTLPGTNTTLTSPFATNATFAAANGSAGDLQTQLYATQHFLLQDRLVLTYGKRNDEAIGATTRAGVPGSLVGRFDVFNRVSKKTLRTDLKGAVAHPFKWLSLHYNESNSQNPSSASTLDLDGSLKPTGDGTGKDYGFSLNLLNEQISLRVNRYESILLEGLSGYRAGAGIGGINPFRDTVFNIEKSVLNAGAPINAAYASYGNAVAANAPGTSFAGREVYDVSSNTQSEGYEVELVANPTRQWRLSTSFSETESVETDIASDWFAFINTRLPVWAAYANSPLHNDPSRTVANFINTNVISSWNFIRAQDGRSNPAIRKYRVNATTRYTVANGPLKNAFIGGSYIWRSKAVLGYATTTVPASQLEFSYPGLTTGDLQAIDTTRPYYSDALTAFDAFVGYSRTFLDGKLQWRVQLNVRNLLDDDDPLAQRVDSSGIVQVYNLVEPRTFVLTNSFSF from the coding sequence GTGAGCTCCACGAAAGACGTGGGCTATCTCGCGCGCGAAACGCTTGCTGGCAGCCGTCTGAAAACGTCGCTGCGCGATGTGTCGTCGCAAGTGTCGGTGATGACACCGGAATTTTTGCAGGACGTCGGCGCGGTAACGCTCGATGAAGCGCTCCGCTACTCGCTCAACGTCGAGAATCCAAAAGAGTACTACGACGCCACTGGAGCGAATAACACATCGCTTACGCTCAATCCGTTCTCGGGTCAGGGCCGGACGCGCGGTCTGGCGTCATCGACCACCACGCATGATTTTTTCCCGACCTATTTGCCGGTCGATTCTTACAACACCGAACGCTTCACGTTCACGAGCGGGCCCAACGCGATCTTGTTCGGCTCGGGTAATCCCGCGGGCAGCATCGACACGGCGTTCAAGCGCGCGCGCCACGGGAAGACGCGGGTGAACCTCGAGCTCCGCGGCGATTCCGAAGACGGCCTGCGCGGCAGTCTGGACGTGAACCAGCCGCTGATCGCGAACGTGCTTTCGGTGCGCGTGGCCGGCGTGAAGAGCCGAGGCGAAGAATTTCGTAAGCCTAACTTCGAAAAAACCGAGCGCACCTACATCACTGCGACCTACGAGCCGCTGCGCTGGTTGAGTCTGCGCGGCTGGTATGAGGATGTGCAGATCGACCGTCAGCCGGTGCGCAATACGATCGTGAAAGACCGCGTATCGTCATGGATCGCGGCGGGCCGGCCTATTTTCAACAACGCGCTCGGCTACACACCGCCGGCGAATAACAACACGCCGGGCAGCGCGAACTACTCGCCGGTTTTCCTGCCGTTCACCGGCACGAATGCGACGAGTCGTCAGGTTTACGTGCTCGGCCAGGGCTCGTTTGTGACACCTGCGTTCTGGACCAACACAGTCATCTCTCGCGGCTATGACACGACGCTCAGCGGCGCCGATGGATTCGATCACAGTGTGAACAACTCCGCCGTGTTTCCGAACGACACCAACATCACCGGTAACGGCCTGCAAAATCGCCTGAGCGGTTTCATCCGCGGCGGCAGTGCCGAGCTGAATCCGTTTAAAAATTTCTACGTCGAACTCGGTTTCAACGAAGAGGCGTACAAGCAGTGCTTCGTGGAGTTCGGCGATGTCGGCGCGACTGCGCTGATGGTCGATGCGAATCGTTATCTGCCAGACGGCGTGACGCTCAATCCCAACGCCGGCCGCTATTACATCCAGGGCACCGTCGCCTCGGGCACAGCGTGGAATCATAATCAAAACTGGCGCGGTACGGCGTCGTACGAACTCGATTTCACCGGAGAAAAAGGCGGCGCGCGCTGGCTCGGGCGTCACCGCATCGCCGGCCTGCTCGCCCGCGATCGCAACTGGCGCATACTCCAGCGCTCGACTCCGAGCGTCGTGGGCGGAGGCGCCGTGCCTTACTACCGCGTTTACGTGGATCGTCCGGATGACGCGAATTCCGGCGGAGTTTACCATGTGAACATCCCGTTCGATCTATTTTCCGGATACACGCTGCCTGGCACGAACACGACGCTCACTTCGCCGTTCGCGACCAATGCGACCTTCGCCGCTGCCAACGGCAGCGCGGGGGATCTGCAGACCCAGCTCTACGCCACGCAGCACTTCCTGTTGCAGGATCGTCTCGTGCTTACCTATGGAAAACGTAACGACGAAGCGATCGGCGCCACTACGCGCGCCGGTGTGCCCGGATCGCTGGTGGGGCGCTTCGATGTCTTCAACCGCGTCAGCAAAAAGACGCTCCGCACCGATCTGAAAGGCGCGGTGGCGCATCCCTTCAAATGGCTTTCGCTGCATTACAACGAGTCGAACAGCCAGAACCCGTCGAGCGCTTCGACGCTCGATCTCGACGGATCGCTCAAGCCCACGGGCGACGGCACGGGCAAGGACTATGGCTTCAGCCTGAACTTGCTCAACGAACAGATTTCCCTGCGCGTGAACCGCTACGAATCGATCCTGCTCGAAGGTCTTTCCGGCTACCGCGCCGGCGCCGGCATCGGCGGCATCAATCCGTTTCGCGACACCGTGTTTAACATCGAGAAGAGCGTGTTGAACGCGGGCGCGCCGATCAACGCCGCGTACGCTTCGTATGGAAACGCCGTCGCCGCGAATGCGCCGGGCACGAGTTTCGCCGGGCGCGAAGTTTACGACGTGTCGTCGAATACGCAGTCGGAAGGTTACGAAGTCGAACTCGTCGCCAATCCCACGCGCCAGTGGCGTTTGAGCACAAGCTTCTCGGAAACCGAATCGGTCGAGACGGACATCGCTTCGGACTGGTTCGCGTTTATCAATACGCGTCTGCCGGTCTGGGCCGCATACGCGAACTCTCCGCTGCACAACGATCCCAGTCGCACGGTGGCGAATTTCATCAACACGAACGTCATCTCCAGCTGGAATTTTATCCGCGCGCAGGATGGCCGTTCCAATCCCGCGATTCGCAAATACCGCGTGAATGCGACGACGCGCTACACGGTGGCAAACGGACCGCTCAAAAACGCCTTCATCGGCGGCAGCTACATCTGGCGCAGCAAGGCCGTGCTTGGCTATGCCACGACGACAGTGCCCGCTTCGCAGCTGGAGTTTTCCTATCCCGGACTCACGACTGGCGATCTCCAGGCGATAGACACCACGCGTCCTTATTACAGCGATGCGCTGACGGCGTTCGATGCGTTTGTCGGTTACAGCCGTACGTTCCTCGATGGAAAACTCCAGTGGCGCGTGCAGCTGAATGTCCGTAACTTACTGGACGACGATGATCCGCTCGCGCAACGCGTGGACAGTTCAGGTATCGTGCAGGTCTACAATCTCGTCGAGCCGCGTACTTTCGTGCTCACCAACTCGTTCTCGTTCTGA
- a CDS encoding DUF2971 domain-containing protein — MLPKSLFKHYSASLQSLENIKRQCFFFGGVDAFNDPFECQIAPASANDNDTVIQMMRDHYSSSPDIPDSIRQGIQKMDPLEFRDMLKRSAVDMVAQSKKDFIAHRGVTCFSERNENLLMWSHYSSGGTGVCLEFSTNSEIFEKAIKVHYKEKPPVLDALDILMSVFGTRKATWIDDMYCTKPADWHYEREWRVIHRSRGTVYIYPKESLKAVYFGPRCTREFVEIVCLTLLGQNRAVEFWKGAISHTKYAVEFERFTYTPNCEIVK, encoded by the coding sequence ATGCTGCCCAAATCGCTCTTCAAACATTACTCTGCGAGCTTACAATCTCTCGAAAATATCAAGCGGCAGTGCTTCTTCTTTGGCGGGGTCGACGCATTCAATGATCCTTTCGAGTGCCAGATAGCTCCGGCATCAGCCAACGACAATGACACCGTGATTCAAATGATGAGGGACCACTACTCAAGCTCCCCCGACATTCCCGATTCGATTCGGCAGGGCATTCAGAAAATGGATCCGCTTGAATTCAGAGACATGCTCAAACGTTCGGCTGTGGATATGGTCGCCCAATCAAAAAAAGATTTCATAGCCCATCGCGGGGTGACATGTTTCTCTGAGCGAAACGAGAACCTCTTGATGTGGTCACATTACTCGTCAGGCGGAACTGGCGTTTGTTTGGAATTTAGCACCAACAGCGAAATTTTCGAGAAGGCGATTAAGGTTCACTACAAAGAGAAGCCTCCGGTCTTGGACGCCTTGGATATCCTGATGAGCGTGTTCGGAACCAGAAAAGCCACATGGATAGATGACATGTACTGCACCAAGCCTGCAGACTGGCACTATGAACGCGAATGGCGGGTAATTCACCGTTCACGTGGAACAGTCTACATCTACCCAAAAGAGTCTTTGAAAGCCGTCTACTTTGGCCCTCGATGCACTAGAGAATTTGTCGAGATCGTTTGCTTAACGCTGCTTGGCCAGAACAGAGCTGTAGAATTCTGGAAAGGTGCCATCAGCCACACAAAATACGCGGTCGAATTTGAGCGTTTCACCTATACTCCTAACTGCGAGATCGTGAAATAG
- a CDS encoding formylglycine-generating enzyme family protein, giving the protein MKLIPGGDFLMGNERDYGFPLDGEGPVHAVTVAPFYLDATTVTNEQFNDFVNATGYKTEAERFGWSFVFEGDLSAKQLASAVRGVVRGSEWWCRVDGATWRHPEGAGSNIKQRWKHPVVHVSWNDAVAYATWVKKRLPTEAEWEFAARGGLPAGNRFPWGDVLEPEGRHRMNVWQGVFPSKNTAADGHAGVAPAQSFRPNAYGLYQMTGNVWEWCADWFGAGYYRVSPRENPAGPEKGNERVMRGGSYLCHASYCNRYRVDARNRNGADTSTTNIGFRCASDV; this is encoded by the coding sequence ATGAAACTGATCCCGGGCGGGGATTTTTTAATGGGCAACGAGCGCGACTATGGTTTCCCGCTGGATGGAGAAGGGCCGGTGCATGCGGTGACGGTGGCGCCGTTTTACCTCGATGCGACGACGGTCACGAACGAGCAGTTCAACGATTTCGTGAATGCGACGGGCTACAAGACGGAGGCGGAGCGTTTTGGGTGGAGTTTTGTTTTTGAGGGAGATCTCAGCGCGAAGCAGCTGGCGAGCGCGGTGCGTGGTGTGGTGCGCGGGAGCGAGTGGTGGTGCCGGGTGGATGGGGCGACTTGGCGGCATCCGGAGGGTGCGGGGTCAAACATCAAGCAACGCTGGAAGCATCCGGTCGTGCATGTCTCGTGGAACGATGCGGTCGCGTATGCGACTTGGGTGAAGAAGCGGCTGCCGACGGAGGCGGAGTGGGAGTTTGCGGCGCGGGGCGGGTTGCCGGCGGGGAATCGTTTTCCTTGGGGCGATGTCTTGGAGCCGGAAGGGCGGCATCGCATGAATGTGTGGCAGGGCGTTTTCCCGTCGAAGAACACGGCGGCGGACGGGCATGCGGGCGTGGCGCCGGCGCAGAGTTTCAGGCCGAACGCGTACGGGCTTTATCAGATGACGGGGAATGTCTGGGAGTGGTGCGCGGACTGGTTCGGCGCGGGGTATTATCGTGTGTCACCGAGGGAAAATCCGGCGGGGCCGGAAAAGGGGAACGAGCGGGTGATGCGTGGCGGGAGTTATCTTTGCCACGCGAGTTACTGCAACCGGTACCGGGTGGATGCGCGCAATCGCAACGGCGCCGACACGAGCACGACGAACATCGGGTTCCGATGCGCGAGCGATGTCTAG